CGTGCTTTTCCGGTCGATTGAATACAACCAGGTATATTTCATCAGCGGAGGGACAAATTAATTACTAACCATTTCCCGAACTATCTATGAATATTGTAAGCCGAAGAGCATGACGAATTTGTTaaactacaaacaaaaaatagaataaattgAGTGCATTACGCATATGTTCGCGTTACATGTTTTCATCGAAGGCTCTATTCTATTCGCCAAGTCCTTTAAAACGGTTCTTCTTCTCGCCACGTTTGGTAAAATTCTTTCACAATCTCCTTCTTCACGACCGGTTGTTCATCCAACACCACCAGCTGCTCGGTGGTGGTCAATTCTTCTATAGACTTCGACTCTCCAAGATTtgcttcctcctcctcgtcgaCAATCTTCTCCACGATTCCTTCCTGGAGCAGAATCTGATTCGCTTTGGCACAGAAATCGTTCATGTTTCGATTAAGCATCTGGGATACTTTGGTCGTGTACTGCCGCTCGTCATGCGTGTACAGATCAAACTCGTAGTCTACGagatctttttgttttttgaagaATTCGTCATTGTTTTCACGTTCCACCTTGGCGAGCTTGGTTAGCAGAAGGTCAAAGTTTTCCAACACGGCTCTCGGTCGTTTCGGTCGATCGCTGACTTCTGTGATGGGACGAGAGAGTGAAGATAAGGGAGAGCTCGGCCAATTATATCTAATGCGAGTTATGAAGCTGTCCTCGGCGCTtaccttttgttttggaacTCGCTGGTTTCAAGGCCATAAGTTCGTCAAGTTCTTCGTAAAATTCACACGACTCCGTCAGGTAGTTTTCTCGCTTCGTTTTGTGATACGTCCGCTTGAGATTTTTCCATTTGTGCTCAATCTGGAAAGCGTCCTTATAGAAGAATCCTCGCTGCTTCATATGATTCTCCGCAGTTTGGTACAGCTTGCTGTTGCGCTCTTCGCCGAAAAGCTTCATCAAATCCAGCTCCTTGATGATGGAAAGTAGCTCACGCGTTTCCTCCATGGTCCATACATTTCTACGTGCCATTTTACCGCGGTCAAGTGTGGTAAATGTAGCTTCAGCAAATGCACTCCAGCAAAGCGACGCACTTGAACCATTCGTTTGTTTACAAAGAAGCGCTATTTaattgttggtgttggtgcttTGGGCCGCTGTCAAATCGCCTACTTTTGCTGCAGGGGCATTCGAGCAGCACATAAGGTgtatatacacacacagctgGGTTGTGGACGCGTGTTGAGTTTTAAGCAAATTTGAACAGAAGTAATAAAATACGAAAACTCTACAAAAGGGTAATAAATCCATTTGTACAATCCTATCAAGA
This region of Anopheles marshallii chromosome 2, idAnoMarsDA_429_01, whole genome shotgun sequence genomic DNA includes:
- the LOC128709246 gene encoding uncharacterized protein LOC128709246, with the translated sequence MARRNVWTMEETRELLSIIKELDLMKLFGEERNSKLYQTAENHMKQRGFFYKDAFQIEHKWKNLKRTYHKTKRENYLTESCEFYEELDELMALKPASSKTKGKQVSDRPKRPRAVLENFDLLLTKLAKVERENNDEFFKKQKDLVDYEFDLYTHDERQYTTKVSQMLNRNMNDFCAKANQILLQEGIVEKIVDEEEEANLGESKSIEELTTTEQLVVLDEQPVVKKEIVKEFYQTWREEEPF